One part of the Oenanthe melanoleuca isolate GR-GAL-2019-014 chromosome 26, OMel1.0, whole genome shotgun sequence genome encodes these proteins:
- the LOC130263621 gene encoding proline-rich protein 2-like isoform X3, producing MFPPRGPRRGCPRQPGPWWDGPRLRPPAGPGDTWGEPPWQVPRLGEPPWQEPPLGEPPWHDPAWQEPPQEDQRRKRQRRRHEPSPRDPRPFPGPAEAPWKEEEEGWAPQDCPPQPPWDDREHFQGAENGFGDTWQPPPRPFPGPADVLWQEEQQDGRWDCPPQPPWDDREDFQGFEDGFGWYPELPGPWCEFPGEEPPPPWPPSCPPWNPGFPRGPRPPWRRRSHPRQLTPVPLLWCPRPPRAHKPHSKPCPAPSKRSQELQPPQPPAAESPEQPQVELEAGQTPVGSQEQGPCALGADPAPLEETPRCPEVEPCSPAVPKAGTAHGPHPQSPAAPPDPARREIQEPSPSGEAGAELSPRSWEQPPRGAGEAEAEAAQHRPLQSLQPPRNPQVPPGCAAEPQAQPSQAPAGACSPPETSQPGSGETNPALLQLCPLLPTPFPAGIDPRSAAVLAKKAEIELSYQQFSLTVAVVATMLLQKEPSLEAALGLALRANLRQRRLHHLQQLQDFIDTFDSATASL from the exons ATGTTCCCCCCGCGGggccccaggaggggctgcccCCGGCAG CCCGGCCCGTGGTGGGATGGGCCAAGGCTGCGCCCCCCTGCCGGCCccggggacacctggggggagCCCCCCTGGCAGGTGCCGCGTTTGGGGGAGCCCCCCTGGCAGGAGCCGCCTTTGGGGGAGCCCCCCTGGCATgacccagcctggcaggagccaCCCCAGGAGGACCAGCGCAGGAAACGGCAGCGCAGGCGGCACGAG cccagccccagggaccccagaCCCTTCCCTGGCCCCGCTGAGGCCCcgtggaaggaggaggaggagggatgggcCCCCCAGGACtgccccccacagcccccctggGATGACAGAGAGCATTTCCAAGGAGCTGAGAACGGCTTTGGAGACACCTGGCAGCCG CCCCCCAGACCcttccctggccctgctgatgtcctgtggcaggaggagcagcaggatgggaggTGGGACtgccccccacagcccccctggGATGACAGAGAGGATTTCCAAGGATTTGAAGATGGATTTGGCTGGTACCCG gagctgcctggcccCTGGTGTGAGTTCCCCGGGGAGGAGCCGCCCCCACCCTGGcccccctcctgccctccatg GAATCCCGGATTTCCCCGCGGTCCCCGCCCTCCCTGGAGGCGCAGGAGCCACCCCCGCCAGCTGACCCCGGTCCCGCTGCTGTGGTGTCCCCGCCCGCCCCGAG CTCACAAGCCTcactccaagccctgtcctgccccttccaagaggagccaggagctgcagcccccccagccccctgctgcagagagcccgGAGCAGCCTCAG gTTGAGCTGGAAGCTGGGCAGACCCCTgtgggcagccaggagcagggtcCCTGTGCTTTGGGAGCAgatccagcccctctggaggAGACACCCAGGTGTCCTGAG GTAGAGCCgtgcagcccagctgtccccaagGCTGGCACCGCTCATGGgccacatccccagagcccagcagcccccCCAGACCCTGCCAGGAGGGAGATTCAGgagcccagcccctctggagaggcaggggctgagctcagcccacgttcctgggagcagccaccaCGTGGAGCTGGAGAAGCCgaggcagaggctgcccagcacagg cctctgcagagccttcagCCACCCAGAAACCCTCAGGTGCCTCCAGGATGTGCAGCAGAACcccaggcccagcccagccaggctcctgctggtgcctgcagccccccagaGACCTCCCAGCCTGGGTCTGGTGAGACAAACCCG gctctgctgcagctctgccccctgctccccacaccgTTCCCGGCCGGCATCGATCCGCGCTCCGCCGCCGTCCTGGCCAAGAAGGCAGAGATCGAGCTG TCGTACCAGCAGTTCAGCCTGACCGTGGCCGTGGTGGCCAcgatgctgctgcagaaggagccGTCGCTGGAGGCGGCGCTGGGGCTGGCGCTCAGGGCCAACCTGCGCCAGCGCCGCCTccaccacctgcagcagctgcaggatttcATCGACACCTTCGACTCAGCCACTGCCAGCCTCTGA